In Prunus dulcis chromosome 1, ALMONDv2, whole genome shotgun sequence, the following are encoded in one genomic region:
- the LOC117614507 gene encoding DNA mismatch repair protein MSH1, mitochondrial isoform X3: MPVVGISRSARGYCINFVLETMKTYSSEDGLTEEALVTKLRTCRYHHLFLHMSLRSNFSGTCRWGEFGEGGLLWGECSGRHFEWFEGNPVIDLLSKVKDLYGLDEDVTFRNVSVSSENRPHPLTLGTATQIGAIPTEGIPCLLKVLLPSNCTGLPLLYVRDLLLNPPAYDISSTIQATCRLMSDITCSIPEFTCVSPAKLVKLLELREANHIEFCRIKNVLDEILQMRKTPELCEILQLLMDPTWVATGLKIDFETLVNECESTSGRIGEMISLDYEHDQKLSSFPIVPSEFFEDMESSWKGRIKRIHIEEAFAEVEKAAEALSLAVTEDFVPILSRIKATTAPLGGPKGEILYAREHEAVWFKGKRFVPAVWAGTPGEKQIKQLKPALDSKGRKVGEEWFTTMNVEDALTRYHEAGAKAKTRVLELLRGLSSDLQAKINILVFSSMLLVIARALFAHVSEGRRRKWVFPTLGESYRSKDVKPVNGENGMKIVGLSPYWLDVAEGSAVNNTVDMQSLFLLTGPNGGGKSSLLRSICAAALLGICGFMVPAESALIPHFDSIMLHMKSYDSPSDGKSSFQVEMSEIRSIVSGATKRSLVLVDEICRGTETAKGTCIAGSIVETLDTIGCLGIISTHLHGIFSLPLNTKNTVYKAMGTVYVDGQTKPTWKLMDGICRESLAFETAKKEGIPEIIIERAEDLYHSAYANEVLLGKNGTKLEQFCSTGFSSSDKSHPQLSSDKVEAVHKTGSTNRMEVLQKEVESAVIVICRKMLIELYKEEKTSEVTDIHCVPIGAREQPPPSTIGVSCVYVILRPDRRLYVGQTDDLEGRVRAHRSKEGMQNANFLYFTVPGKSLACQLETLLINQLPYQGFHLTNVADGKHRNFGTSNLALDGVAVCR, encoded by the exons ATGCCTGTAGTTG GAATATCTCGCTCGGCCAGAGGGTATTGCATAAACTTTGTCCTGGAGACTATGAAAACTTATTCGTCGGAGGATGGTTTGACTGAAGAGGCCCTAGTTACTAAGCTTCGTACTTGTCGGTACCATCATTTATTTCTGCATATGTCTTTGAGGAGCAATTTTTCAG GCACTTGTCGTTGGGGAGAATTTGGTGAGGGAGGCCTACTGTGGGGAGAATGTAGTGGTAGACATTTTGAATGGTTTGAAGGCAATCCTGTCATTGATCTTTTGTCTAAG GTTAAAGATCTTTATGGTCTTGATGAGGATGTTACATTTAGGAATGTCAGCGTGTCTTCAGAAAACAGACCCCACCCTTTGACCCTAGGAACAGCAACTCAAATTG GTGCCATACCAACTGAGGGAATACCTTGTTTGTTGAAGGTGTTGCTTCCTTCAAACTGCACAGGACTACCTTTATT GTATGTTAGAGATCTTCTTCTTAATCCTCCTGCTTATGATATATCGTCCACAATTCAAG CAACGTGCAGACTTATGAGTGACATAACGTGCTCGATTCCTGAGTTTACTTGTGTTTCACCTGCAAAG CTGGTGAAGCTTCTTGAACTGAGGGAGGCCAATCATATTGAGTTCTGCAGAATAAAAAATGTTCTTGATGAAATACTGCAGATGCGTAAAACTCCTGAGTTGTGTGAAATCCTGCAGTTGTTGATGGATCCCACGTGGGTGGCAACTGGGTTGAAAATTGACTTTGAGACATTA GTTAATGAATGTGAGTCCACGTCAGGTAGAATTGGAGAAATGATCTCCCTCGACTATGAACATGATCAAAAGCTTAGTTCTTTTCCTATTGTTCCTAGTGAATTTTTTGAAGATATGGAGTCTTCATGGAAAGGTCGTATAAAGAGAATCCATATCGAGGAAGCATTCGCAGAAGTGGAAAAGGCTGCTGAGGCTTTATCTTTAGCA GTTACTGAAGATTTCGTGCCCATTCTTTCTAGAATAAAAGCAACCACAGCTCCACTTGGAGGCCCAAAAGGAGAAATATTATATGCGCGGGAGCACGAAGCTGTTTGGTTTAAGGGAAAACGGTTTGTGCCTGCAGTTTGGGCTGGTACGCCTGgtgaaaaacaaattaaacagcTTAAACCTGCTCTAGATTCAAAAGGTAGAAAAGTTGGAGAAGAGTGGTTTACCACAATGAACGTGGAGGATGCTTTAACAAG GTATCATGAGGCAGGTGCCAAGGCAAAAACAAGGGTATTGGAATTGTTGAGGGGACTTTCTTCTGATCTACAAGCGAAGATCAATATCCTTGTATTTTCCTCAATGCTTCTAGTTATTGCAAGGGCATTATTTGCTCATGTGAG TGAAGGGAGAAGAAGGAAATGGGTTTTTCCTACCCTTGGAGAGTCCTATAGGTCGAAG GATGTAAAACCAGTAAATGGAGAAAATGGGATGAAGATAGTTGGTCTATCACCATACTGGTTGGATGTAGCAGAGGGAAGTGCTGTGAATAACACCGTTGATATGCAGTCATTGTTCCTTTTGACTGGACCGAATGGTGGTGGTAAATCAAGTTTGCTACGATCAATTTGTGCTGCTGCGTTACTTGGAATATGTGGATTTATGGTGCCTGCTGAGTCAGCCTTGATCCCTCATTTTGATTCTATTATGCTTCACATGAAATCTTATGACAGCCCTTCTGATGGGAAAAGTTCTTTTCAG GTAGAGATGTCAGAAATTCGGTCCATTGTTTCTGGAGCCACTAAAAGAAGTCTCGTACTTGTAGATGAAATTTGCCGAGGAACAGAAACAGCAAAGGGTACATGTATTGCTGGTAGTATTGTTGAAACTCTTGATACAATAGGTTGTCTCGGTATCATATCTACTCACCTGCATGGGATTTTTAGTTTGCCTCTTAATACAAAGAACACTGTATACAAAGCAATGGGAACTGTATATGTGGATGgccaaacaaaaccaacctGGAAGTTGATGGATGGGATTTGTAGGGAAAGCCTTGCATTTGAAACAGCTAAGAAGGAAGGGATTCctgaaataataattgaaagaGCTGAAGACCTGTATCATTCAGCTTATGCAAATGAGGTGCTTCTAGGAAAGAATGGCACAAAACTGGAACAGTTCTGTTCTACAGGTTTTAGCAGTTCTGACAAATCCCATCCTCAGTTGAGTAGTGATAAAGTTGAAGCTGTCCATAAGACAGGATCAACAAACAGAATGGAAGTCTTACAGAAGGAGGTTGAGAGTGCAGTCATTGTGATTTGCCGAAAGATGCTGATTGAGCTCTACAAGGAGGAAAAAACATCAGAAGTTACTGATATACACTGTGTTCCAATTGGTGCCAGGGAACAGCCACCTCCATCAACCATAGGTGTTTCATGTGTATATGTGATTCTCAGACCTGATAGGAGACTGTATGTCGGACAG
- the LOC117614507 gene encoding DNA mismatch repair protein MSH1, mitochondrial isoform X2: MYWLATRNGVVSLPRCCHLALLLRSPSRKCSSSFIPSPPLLGQFRRIRCFKDQKVLRGSRKATNKLNALNNFLDERVLSNILWWKERMEMCRKPSTVQLVKRLDYSNLLGLDVNLKNGSLKEGTLNWEILQFKSKFPREVLLCRVGDFYEALGIDACILVEYAGLNPFGGLRSDSIPRAGCPVVNLRQTLDDLTRNGFSVCIVEEVQGPTQARSRKGRFISGHAHPGSPYVFGLVGVDHDLDFPEPMPVVGTCRWGEFGEGGLLWGECSGRHFEWFEGNPVIDLLSKVKDLYGLDEDVTFRNVSVSSENRPHPLTLGTATQIGAIPTEGIPCLLKVLLPSNCTGLPLLYVRDLLLNPPAYDISSTIQATCRLMSDITCSIPEFTCVSPAKLVKLLELREANHIEFCRIKNVLDEILQMRKTPELCEILQLLMDPTWVATGLKIDFETLVNECESTSGRIGEMISLDYEHDQKLSSFPIVPSEFFEDMESSWKGRIKRIHIEEAFAEVEKAAEALSLAVTEDFVPILSRIKATTAPLGGPKGEILYAREHEAVWFKGKRFVPAVWAGTPGEKQIKQLKPALDSKGRKVGEEWFTTMNVEDALTRYHEAGAKAKTRVLELLRGLSSDLQAKINILVFSSMLLVIARALFAHVSEGRRRKWVFPTLGESYRSKDVKPVNGENGMKIVGLSPYWLDVAEGSAVNNTVDMQSLFLLTGPNGGGKSSLLRSICAAALLGICGFMVPAESALIPHFDSIMLHMKSYDSPSDGKSSFQVEMSEIRSIVSGATKRSLVLVDEICRGTETAKGTCIAGSIVETLDTIGCLGIISTHLHGIFSLPLNTKNTVYKAMGTVYVDGQTKPTWKLMDGICRESLAFETAKKEGIPEIIIERAEDLYHSAYANEVLLGKNGTKLEQFCSTGFSSSDKSHPQLSSDKVEAVHKTGSTNRMEVLQKEVESAVIVICRKMLIELYKEEKTSEVTDIHCVPIGAREQPPPSTIGVSCVYVILRPDRRLYVGQTDDLEGRVRAHRSKEGMQNANFLYFTVPGKSLACQLETLLINQLPYQGFHLTNVADGKHRNFGTSNLALDGVAVCR; the protein is encoded by the exons ATGTACTGGCTCGCTACTCGTAACGGCGTTGTCTCTCTCCCTCGCTGCTGTCAtcttgctcttcttcttcgctCCCCTTCTCGTAAATGCAGCAGCTCTTTCATTCCCTCTCCGCCGCTCct TGGACAGTTTCGAAGGATTCGTTGTTTCAAAGATCAAAAAGTTTTAAGAGGAAGCAGAAAGGCGACCAATAAACTTAATGCTTTGAATAATTTCCTGGATGAAAGAGTTCTTTCTAACATACTGTGGTGGAAGGAG AGGATGGAGATGTGCAGGAAGCCGTCAACTGTCCAGCTGGTTAAAAGGCTTGACTATTCCAATTTGCTAGGCTTGGatgttaatttaaaaaatgggaG TCTAAAAGAGGGAACACTCAACTGGGAGATCTTGCAGTTCAAGTCAAAGTttccacgtgaagttttgctCTGCAGA GTTGGTGACTTTTATGAAGCCCTTGGAATAGATGCTTGTATTTTGGTTGAATATGCAGGTTTGAATCCTTTTGGTGGCCTGCGTTCAGATAGCATTCCGAGAGCTGGATGCCCGGTTGTG AATCTTCGTCAAACTTTGGATGATCTGACACGGAATGGGTTTTCGGTG TGCATAGTGGAAGAAGTTCAGGGTCCAACACAAGCTCGTTCCCGTAAAGGCCGTTTTATATCGGG GCATGCACATCCTGGTAGTCCATATGTGTTTGGACTTGTTGGGGTTGATCACGATCTTGACTTTCCAGAACCAATGCCTGTAGTTG GCACTTGTCGTTGGGGAGAATTTGGTGAGGGAGGCCTACTGTGGGGAGAATGTAGTGGTAGACATTTTGAATGGTTTGAAGGCAATCCTGTCATTGATCTTTTGTCTAAG GTTAAAGATCTTTATGGTCTTGATGAGGATGTTACATTTAGGAATGTCAGCGTGTCTTCAGAAAACAGACCCCACCCTTTGACCCTAGGAACAGCAACTCAAATTG GTGCCATACCAACTGAGGGAATACCTTGTTTGTTGAAGGTGTTGCTTCCTTCAAACTGCACAGGACTACCTTTATT GTATGTTAGAGATCTTCTTCTTAATCCTCCTGCTTATGATATATCGTCCACAATTCAAG CAACGTGCAGACTTATGAGTGACATAACGTGCTCGATTCCTGAGTTTACTTGTGTTTCACCTGCAAAG CTGGTGAAGCTTCTTGAACTGAGGGAGGCCAATCATATTGAGTTCTGCAGAATAAAAAATGTTCTTGATGAAATACTGCAGATGCGTAAAACTCCTGAGTTGTGTGAAATCCTGCAGTTGTTGATGGATCCCACGTGGGTGGCAACTGGGTTGAAAATTGACTTTGAGACATTA GTTAATGAATGTGAGTCCACGTCAGGTAGAATTGGAGAAATGATCTCCCTCGACTATGAACATGATCAAAAGCTTAGTTCTTTTCCTATTGTTCCTAGTGAATTTTTTGAAGATATGGAGTCTTCATGGAAAGGTCGTATAAAGAGAATCCATATCGAGGAAGCATTCGCAGAAGTGGAAAAGGCTGCTGAGGCTTTATCTTTAGCA GTTACTGAAGATTTCGTGCCCATTCTTTCTAGAATAAAAGCAACCACAGCTCCACTTGGAGGCCCAAAAGGAGAAATATTATATGCGCGGGAGCACGAAGCTGTTTGGTTTAAGGGAAAACGGTTTGTGCCTGCAGTTTGGGCTGGTACGCCTGgtgaaaaacaaattaaacagcTTAAACCTGCTCTAGATTCAAAAGGTAGAAAAGTTGGAGAAGAGTGGTTTACCACAATGAACGTGGAGGATGCTTTAACAAG GTATCATGAGGCAGGTGCCAAGGCAAAAACAAGGGTATTGGAATTGTTGAGGGGACTTTCTTCTGATCTACAAGCGAAGATCAATATCCTTGTATTTTCCTCAATGCTTCTAGTTATTGCAAGGGCATTATTTGCTCATGTGAG TGAAGGGAGAAGAAGGAAATGGGTTTTTCCTACCCTTGGAGAGTCCTATAGGTCGAAG GATGTAAAACCAGTAAATGGAGAAAATGGGATGAAGATAGTTGGTCTATCACCATACTGGTTGGATGTAGCAGAGGGAAGTGCTGTGAATAACACCGTTGATATGCAGTCATTGTTCCTTTTGACTGGACCGAATGGTGGTGGTAAATCAAGTTTGCTACGATCAATTTGTGCTGCTGCGTTACTTGGAATATGTGGATTTATGGTGCCTGCTGAGTCAGCCTTGATCCCTCATTTTGATTCTATTATGCTTCACATGAAATCTTATGACAGCCCTTCTGATGGGAAAAGTTCTTTTCAG GTAGAGATGTCAGAAATTCGGTCCATTGTTTCTGGAGCCACTAAAAGAAGTCTCGTACTTGTAGATGAAATTTGCCGAGGAACAGAAACAGCAAAGGGTACATGTATTGCTGGTAGTATTGTTGAAACTCTTGATACAATAGGTTGTCTCGGTATCATATCTACTCACCTGCATGGGATTTTTAGTTTGCCTCTTAATACAAAGAACACTGTATACAAAGCAATGGGAACTGTATATGTGGATGgccaaacaaaaccaacctGGAAGTTGATGGATGGGATTTGTAGGGAAAGCCTTGCATTTGAAACAGCTAAGAAGGAAGGGATTCctgaaataataattgaaagaGCTGAAGACCTGTATCATTCAGCTTATGCAAATGAGGTGCTTCTAGGAAAGAATGGCACAAAACTGGAACAGTTCTGTTCTACAGGTTTTAGCAGTTCTGACAAATCCCATCCTCAGTTGAGTAGTGATAAAGTTGAAGCTGTCCATAAGACAGGATCAACAAACAGAATGGAAGTCTTACAGAAGGAGGTTGAGAGTGCAGTCATTGTGATTTGCCGAAAGATGCTGATTGAGCTCTACAAGGAGGAAAAAACATCAGAAGTTACTGATATACACTGTGTTCCAATTGGTGCCAGGGAACAGCCACCTCCATCAACCATAGGTGTTTCATGTGTATATGTGATTCTCAGACCTGATAGGAGACTGTATGTCGGACAG
- the LOC117614507 gene encoding DNA mismatch repair protein MSH1, mitochondrial isoform X1: protein MYWLATRNGVVSLPRCCHLALLLRSPSRKCSSSFIPSPPLLGQFRRIRCFKDQKVLRGSRKATNKLNALNNFLDERVLSNILWWKERMEMCRKPSTVQLVKRLDYSNLLGLDVNLKNGSLKEGTLNWEILQFKSKFPREVLLCRVGDFYEALGIDACILVEYAGLNPFGGLRSDSIPRAGCPVVNLRQTLDDLTRNGFSVCIVEEVQGPTQARSRKGRFISGHAHPGSPYVFGLVGVDHDLDFPEPMPVVGISRSARGYCINFVLETMKTYSSEDGLTEEALVTKLRTCRYHHLFLHMSLRSNFSGTCRWGEFGEGGLLWGECSGRHFEWFEGNPVIDLLSKVKDLYGLDEDVTFRNVSVSSENRPHPLTLGTATQIGAIPTEGIPCLLKVLLPSNCTGLPLLYVRDLLLNPPAYDISSTIQATCRLMSDITCSIPEFTCVSPAKLVKLLELREANHIEFCRIKNVLDEILQMRKTPELCEILQLLMDPTWVATGLKIDFETLVNECESTSGRIGEMISLDYEHDQKLSSFPIVPSEFFEDMESSWKGRIKRIHIEEAFAEVEKAAEALSLAVTEDFVPILSRIKATTAPLGGPKGEILYAREHEAVWFKGKRFVPAVWAGTPGEKQIKQLKPALDSKGRKVGEEWFTTMNVEDALTRYHEAGAKAKTRVLELLRGLSSDLQAKINILVFSSMLLVIARALFAHVSEGRRRKWVFPTLGESYRSKDVKPVNGENGMKIVGLSPYWLDVAEGSAVNNTVDMQSLFLLTGPNGGGKSSLLRSICAAALLGICGFMVPAESALIPHFDSIMLHMKSYDSPSDGKSSFQVEMSEIRSIVSGATKRSLVLVDEICRGTETAKGTCIAGSIVETLDTIGCLGIISTHLHGIFSLPLNTKNTVYKAMGTVYVDGQTKPTWKLMDGICRESLAFETAKKEGIPEIIIERAEDLYHSAYANEVLLGKNGTKLEQFCSTGFSSSDKSHPQLSSDKVEAVHKTGSTNRMEVLQKEVESAVIVICRKMLIELYKEEKTSEVTDIHCVPIGAREQPPPSTIGVSCVYVILRPDRRLYVGQTDDLEGRVRAHRSKEGMQNANFLYFTVPGKSLACQLETLLINQLPYQGFHLTNVADGKHRNFGTSNLALDGVAVCR from the exons ATGTACTGGCTCGCTACTCGTAACGGCGTTGTCTCTCTCCCTCGCTGCTGTCAtcttgctcttcttcttcgctCCCCTTCTCGTAAATGCAGCAGCTCTTTCATTCCCTCTCCGCCGCTCct TGGACAGTTTCGAAGGATTCGTTGTTTCAAAGATCAAAAAGTTTTAAGAGGAAGCAGAAAGGCGACCAATAAACTTAATGCTTTGAATAATTTCCTGGATGAAAGAGTTCTTTCTAACATACTGTGGTGGAAGGAG AGGATGGAGATGTGCAGGAAGCCGTCAACTGTCCAGCTGGTTAAAAGGCTTGACTATTCCAATTTGCTAGGCTTGGatgttaatttaaaaaatgggaG TCTAAAAGAGGGAACACTCAACTGGGAGATCTTGCAGTTCAAGTCAAAGTttccacgtgaagttttgctCTGCAGA GTTGGTGACTTTTATGAAGCCCTTGGAATAGATGCTTGTATTTTGGTTGAATATGCAGGTTTGAATCCTTTTGGTGGCCTGCGTTCAGATAGCATTCCGAGAGCTGGATGCCCGGTTGTG AATCTTCGTCAAACTTTGGATGATCTGACACGGAATGGGTTTTCGGTG TGCATAGTGGAAGAAGTTCAGGGTCCAACACAAGCTCGTTCCCGTAAAGGCCGTTTTATATCGGG GCATGCACATCCTGGTAGTCCATATGTGTTTGGACTTGTTGGGGTTGATCACGATCTTGACTTTCCAGAACCAATGCCTGTAGTTG GAATATCTCGCTCGGCCAGAGGGTATTGCATAAACTTTGTCCTGGAGACTATGAAAACTTATTCGTCGGAGGATGGTTTGACTGAAGAGGCCCTAGTTACTAAGCTTCGTACTTGTCGGTACCATCATTTATTTCTGCATATGTCTTTGAGGAGCAATTTTTCAG GCACTTGTCGTTGGGGAGAATTTGGTGAGGGAGGCCTACTGTGGGGAGAATGTAGTGGTAGACATTTTGAATGGTTTGAAGGCAATCCTGTCATTGATCTTTTGTCTAAG GTTAAAGATCTTTATGGTCTTGATGAGGATGTTACATTTAGGAATGTCAGCGTGTCTTCAGAAAACAGACCCCACCCTTTGACCCTAGGAACAGCAACTCAAATTG GTGCCATACCAACTGAGGGAATACCTTGTTTGTTGAAGGTGTTGCTTCCTTCAAACTGCACAGGACTACCTTTATT GTATGTTAGAGATCTTCTTCTTAATCCTCCTGCTTATGATATATCGTCCACAATTCAAG CAACGTGCAGACTTATGAGTGACATAACGTGCTCGATTCCTGAGTTTACTTGTGTTTCACCTGCAAAG CTGGTGAAGCTTCTTGAACTGAGGGAGGCCAATCATATTGAGTTCTGCAGAATAAAAAATGTTCTTGATGAAATACTGCAGATGCGTAAAACTCCTGAGTTGTGTGAAATCCTGCAGTTGTTGATGGATCCCACGTGGGTGGCAACTGGGTTGAAAATTGACTTTGAGACATTA GTTAATGAATGTGAGTCCACGTCAGGTAGAATTGGAGAAATGATCTCCCTCGACTATGAACATGATCAAAAGCTTAGTTCTTTTCCTATTGTTCCTAGTGAATTTTTTGAAGATATGGAGTCTTCATGGAAAGGTCGTATAAAGAGAATCCATATCGAGGAAGCATTCGCAGAAGTGGAAAAGGCTGCTGAGGCTTTATCTTTAGCA GTTACTGAAGATTTCGTGCCCATTCTTTCTAGAATAAAAGCAACCACAGCTCCACTTGGAGGCCCAAAAGGAGAAATATTATATGCGCGGGAGCACGAAGCTGTTTGGTTTAAGGGAAAACGGTTTGTGCCTGCAGTTTGGGCTGGTACGCCTGgtgaaaaacaaattaaacagcTTAAACCTGCTCTAGATTCAAAAGGTAGAAAAGTTGGAGAAGAGTGGTTTACCACAATGAACGTGGAGGATGCTTTAACAAG GTATCATGAGGCAGGTGCCAAGGCAAAAACAAGGGTATTGGAATTGTTGAGGGGACTTTCTTCTGATCTACAAGCGAAGATCAATATCCTTGTATTTTCCTCAATGCTTCTAGTTATTGCAAGGGCATTATTTGCTCATGTGAG TGAAGGGAGAAGAAGGAAATGGGTTTTTCCTACCCTTGGAGAGTCCTATAGGTCGAAG GATGTAAAACCAGTAAATGGAGAAAATGGGATGAAGATAGTTGGTCTATCACCATACTGGTTGGATGTAGCAGAGGGAAGTGCTGTGAATAACACCGTTGATATGCAGTCATTGTTCCTTTTGACTGGACCGAATGGTGGTGGTAAATCAAGTTTGCTACGATCAATTTGTGCTGCTGCGTTACTTGGAATATGTGGATTTATGGTGCCTGCTGAGTCAGCCTTGATCCCTCATTTTGATTCTATTATGCTTCACATGAAATCTTATGACAGCCCTTCTGATGGGAAAAGTTCTTTTCAG GTAGAGATGTCAGAAATTCGGTCCATTGTTTCTGGAGCCACTAAAAGAAGTCTCGTACTTGTAGATGAAATTTGCCGAGGAACAGAAACAGCAAAGGGTACATGTATTGCTGGTAGTATTGTTGAAACTCTTGATACAATAGGTTGTCTCGGTATCATATCTACTCACCTGCATGGGATTTTTAGTTTGCCTCTTAATACAAAGAACACTGTATACAAAGCAATGGGAACTGTATATGTGGATGgccaaacaaaaccaacctGGAAGTTGATGGATGGGATTTGTAGGGAAAGCCTTGCATTTGAAACAGCTAAGAAGGAAGGGATTCctgaaataataattgaaagaGCTGAAGACCTGTATCATTCAGCTTATGCAAATGAGGTGCTTCTAGGAAAGAATGGCACAAAACTGGAACAGTTCTGTTCTACAGGTTTTAGCAGTTCTGACAAATCCCATCCTCAGTTGAGTAGTGATAAAGTTGAAGCTGTCCATAAGACAGGATCAACAAACAGAATGGAAGTCTTACAGAAGGAGGTTGAGAGTGCAGTCATTGTGATTTGCCGAAAGATGCTGATTGAGCTCTACAAGGAGGAAAAAACATCAGAAGTTACTGATATACACTGTGTTCCAATTGGTGCCAGGGAACAGCCACCTCCATCAACCATAGGTGTTTCATGTGTATATGTGATTCTCAGACCTGATAGGAGACTGTATGTCGGACAG